The genomic region ATTAAAGGAACAAATGGTGGAGCCAGCGGTAAATGGTACAAAGAATGTGATAATAGCAGCGGCAGAAGCGAAAGTGAGACGTGTGGTGTTCACTTCATCAATTGGGGCGGTTTACATGGACCCTAATCGAAGCCCCGACAAGGTTGTGGATGAGAGTTGTTGGAGTGATCTTGACTTTTGCAAAAACACCAAGGTTTGCATGTTTTTTTTATCTTACTTATTATTTTGGATAATATGTTTTTACCTACCAAAATAAATTAAAGTAATTTCTTGTACCTATGTTTGTTGTCTTTGATAATATGTTAATCCAAGTAGTACATACTCAACTTGCCTAAAACATGGTGTGACTTACCCTTGAAGATAGGATTTTGGATATAAAAGTCTTCAAATAAATTAAACTGAATAACTATGTGTTGAATTGTTTTTGttcactaaaataataaagtaattatcaaaaaaaaaaaaaaaattgttcactAAACATAATGTATCATATTTTCTGTCtgaattatttgtttatcttttaccATTTCTTGTgtgtaatattttaattaaaaataaataaataattgaggtAGAGAAAGTATCCGATTTCATTATTTTTATCATGCTCAAATTCATATAAAGTGTAGTTTTATACTCCGTATAAGATTTTGGGATATATTCAGTGGTATATTATCTTCatatattttttaatttaatgttaaaTGTGATACTCGACTCTTATTTGTTTGCCTATCTTATTTTGAGTGTCTCGGTCAattatttacctttttattttgAGAATGTATTTAATGGATagttaaaggtaaataaatgatcggGATGAATTGAGTATATATACTTGAGCAATagggtcttggtatagacgggtggggtgaactgacgggtaaagacctctaataaaatgggtaggggggataaggtggggcaccccccatgtgctttccactttatggcaaatggatattttgtgaggagaaatggtatccgtctatacgtatagacggatagtgtccgtctataatgaaaatTTGTGATACTTGAGTCTCTATTGGACTATTGGTCCATCAAATAGGAACACATTCCCACTACTCAACTCTTATTTGTCGTGAACATTCCATGTTTTTTATGCCAAAAGTTGCAATACGACTTAGTCGTACATTTTAGTGCTAAAGTGACCCTGACTTAACATGCATGGTCCATGTTTTAGTAAGTTTTGCCGTTTCATTAACAAATTGTAATATGGGTCGATATTTCAATGGTTGTTATCATAGCTTTTTGACTATTTGCGTAAAAATTTAAGTTTCACTACGTTAGGGGAAGTTGCCTCTAATTATAGTTTGTGTCCAATACAAAGATAAAATTAATGTGTACTAGGTAAGAAATGTATTGTCCAACATAACGGACTATTCCGTCACAAGTAAGATGGCCTGATTTTCCAAGTTTGTACAATGACACCATATTGATGGTAATAATAAGAGTTTTACATGTCGCGTTCCATAAAACGGTCGATCATACACAAAACAAAACTGTCTTTTCGTAAAGTATAAAGTTCATCATTGATAAAAATTATGGTTTCAATATTGTTCGAACGTACATCTGTCAATTTATCACTTAATTAACATTGATTACATTTGAATTGATACAGAACTGGTATTGTTACGGAAAGACAGTGGCAGAGCAAGTGGCTTGGGAGACGGCGAAAGAGCTAGAGGTGGACCTAGTAGTGGTTAACCCGGTGTTAGTCTTGGGCCCGCTCTTACAACCGAGTCTGAATGCAAGCATAATTCATATCCTCAAATACTTGACCGGGTCAACTAAGACATATGCAAATTCAATTCAAGCATATGTGCATGTTAGAGATGTGGCCATGGCCCATATTCTAGTGTTTGAGAATCCCTCCGCCAATGGACGGTTTCTTTGTGCCGAAAGTGTGCTTCATCGTGGTGAAGTTTGCGAGATTTTGGCCAAGTTCTTCCCTGAGTACCCTGTTCCTACCAAGTATGTTCCTATATTTTTACATTTTATTgaattcatttttaaaataatgctAAAAAATAAAGTGtgtgtcgttttgggtcggttttgaaaatatttgtcaaaatggtgtttACATAGGCTCGAGTTTTCAAAACCTGAAACACGAAACATACACGCCATTACTAATGACGTGTTTATAGTAAGTAGGAAAAAAACTTCTATAAAATGAACTACAGGAAACACGCCATTGAGAATGGCGGGTTTCGGGGAGGAAACACGCCACTCCCAATGGCGTGTatgtattatttttttttaagttcATTGGAGTCTGTTAGTTGGGAAAAAACTGTAAAGACACGCCAATGCTAATGGCGTATTTCCTTCATAAAACACGCCATTGGTAATGACGTGTTTGTTCTGTATTTTAGGTTTTGAAAGCCCGAGCccacgtggacaccattttgacaaatattttcaaaaccggcccaaaacgacaaatattttatttttgagcataaTTTTAAAAATGgatatgctcattttttaccgtAATTATCTTTAAGAAAACGTCTTACATATGGTGAGATATGTTTACATGTTTGGCATTATTTCTGTGATTTTTCTATCTGATAACTAACCATGTTTTAAATTAGTAACGGTTTTAGGCACTTTGGTATTTGTTATAGTACAAAATCAATCTTGGGACTTCAATCATCAAGCTTAACCTTTTGGTTGAGATGTTTTCTTGAAAGCATTATAACGAGTAAAACTAAAATTTCCGTGATTTTTCTATCTAATGACTAGATAACATACATGTTTTAATTAGCAGTAATTTTAGGCACTTTGAGataatatatactccgtataaattAGTAGCGATGTTATTGAGCACACTAAAGCacgaattaacaataaacatTTTTGAGTTAGTAGTAAAACTTTAGAGTAGATATATTATTATAGGTGCATGAATTATGGATTGCGTTTGCATAGTGTCATAGTgactcaattttttttaaaagaaaaggGTAGGTAAAGAGGTGTATGTCCTACAACAATCCTTTATGTTTGGACAATAAAAGATGAGAAAAGATATGAATGTTGGTGGAAGGATGAGATATTGAGATGATGAGAAAAAAGTGAGAATCAACAAGTATAGTAGTGTACCTCTTTAGTCTTTACCTACTACAACTTTTGTTTTTATCAGGCTATTTgcttacacaaattctcattacaCATGGACACTAtatatagacggataccattttccctcacaaaatacccatttgccataaagtgggaagcacatgggggtgccccaccttatcccacatacccattttattagaggtctttatccgtctgttcgccccacccgtctataccaagacctattgatttgCTTATTTATTGTCTTCCATTCACTGTTATTCTACCTACCATCTTCCATAACTCcatacttcctccgttccataTGATAGTTTACGTTTGCTTTATGCACGTATGTCaatgcttgttttattttgttcatatctttagttacgtatcattaaaaattataaaaatttgatattcataaTACACTCGGTAAGACAATTAAGATCCcacatgactatcttttatgttatGCATTAGAAGTTGTATTGAAGATTCTTCTCACTTATGAATAGAGCCCAAaaagcaaacgtaaacaattcaatggaatggaggaagtatcaACTTACTTGAAAATGGATCCTCTTCATttctttctctccattttctctccatttcatctcttaaactcatttaataatatttttcccaccaaaacctCATTATCCCTTTATTTTTACCCATAAATTTTAAACAGTTCGATGATGCCAGAATACGATCTGAACCCCCGAAAAGAAATggtctctccatttctttttaggaaatggagagaaactcTCCTCTACTTACTTCCCTTGCACTATAATGTTTTGGAGAATGACATAGTGTCATTCGATGGTACTCGATTTCAGTACCACTCTCTCACTTGTAAAATGTGAACCCTACGGATTTCTCTTTCTATAATTTTCAGTTTTTCAttgtgtatgtttttttttttggttcaatttttcattgTATATGTAAAAGGTAATATTGATATTAAAGTTCAATACCACCTAGTAGGCCAGTAATACCCCTATCATTATCTGTTTGTTTTAGATTGTGATAGTACATCTTACTTATAGACATTGCAAATAAGACTATCTAAGATACATCCATGATTGCATTCTCAAATCCAAATAGTAACAAAAAAAATCCATTTTGAAATCCGGTGTGGGATGAAACTTATTTCATTAATTATGGTAAA from Silene latifolia isolate original U9 population chromosome 3, ASM4854445v1, whole genome shotgun sequence harbors:
- the LOC141648143 gene encoding cinnamoyl-CoA reductase 1, coding for MPSHNAAEAAIGNGLTACVTGAGGFIASWIVKLLLEKGYTVKGTVRNPDDPKNGHLREMEGAKERLILCKADLQDFESLKAAINGCDAVFHTASPVTDDPEQMVEPAVNGTKNVIIAAAEAKVRRVVFTSSIGAVYMDPNRSPDKVVDESCWSDLDFCKNTKNWYCYGKTVAEQVAWETAKELEVDLVVVNPVLVLGPLLQPSLNASIIHILKYLTGSTKTYANSIQAYVHVRDVAMAHILVFENPSANGRFLCAESVLHRGEVCEILAKFFPEYPVPTKCSDEVNPRAKPYKFSNQKLQDLGLEFTPVKQCLYDTVKCLQDKGHLPIPPQHEDAIRIQS